The following are encoded in a window of Geothermobacter ehrlichii genomic DNA:
- a CDS encoding MarR family winged helix-turn-helix transcriptional regulator → MPGVKTLTMMRKYLDFKAGTDHMNTTPENPPTNQQPQIPKGSYELRILQALRRIIRAVDIHSHKLSTQHNITGPQLACLLTINDEGPLTSASLAKKVYLSPSTVVGIIDRLEEKGLIERNRNSKDRRQIHISITTAGKQLVESAPSLLQDSLSSALVKLPEIEQVSITLALEKLVDLMEARQIEAAPVLETGSLSSDS, encoded by the coding sequence TTGCCTGGCGTAAAAACTCTGACTATGATGCGAAAATATCTTGACTTCAAAGCAGGCACTGACCATATGAACACAACACCAGAAAACCCACCTACAAACCAACAACCTCAGATCCCGAAAGGGAGCTACGAACTCCGCATCCTCCAAGCGTTACGACGGATTATCCGTGCGGTAGATATCCATTCGCATAAACTATCCACACAACACAACATCACCGGCCCGCAACTAGCCTGCCTATTGACAATCAACGATGAAGGGCCATTAACAAGCGCCAGCTTAGCCAAGAAGGTTTACCTGAGCCCAAGTACAGTGGTTGGCATTATTGATCGACTTGAAGAAAAAGGGCTGATAGAACGGAACCGGAATAGCAAGGATCGCCGTCAGATCCATATTTCGATAACCACTGCTGGTAAGCAACTGGTTGAATCGGCCCCCTCTCTTCTTCAGGACTCCCTGTCCAGCGCCTTGGTAAAATTGCCGGAAATTGAGCAGGTTTCTATCACCTTGGCACTCGAAAAGCTGGTTGACCTGATGGAGGCCCGCCAAATTGAGGCGGCGCCAGTGCTCGAAACCGGTTCTTTATCCTCAGACTCCTAA
- a CDS encoding magnesium chelatase subunit ChlI family protein: MTQRYRSRLSGPLLDRIDLHIEAPRVAHKDLAATTGAEPSAAIRARVEAARQIQRQRLEPFGLHTNSQMQARHLKQFCRLDSEGEKLLEMVVDRLGMSARSYARILKVARTIADLAGEERIRQPHLAEAVQYRGLDRKLG; the protein is encoded by the coding sequence ATGACCCAGCGCTACCGCAGCCGGCTCTCCGGCCCGCTGCTCGACCGCATCGACCTGCACATCGAGGCGCCGCGCGTCGCCCACAAAGACCTGGCCGCCACCACCGGCGCCGAGCCTTCCGCCGCCATCCGCGCCCGGGTGGAGGCGGCGCGACAGATTCAGCGGCAACGCCTGGAACCCTTCGGCCTGCACACCAACAGCCAGATGCAGGCCCGGCACCTGAAGCAGTTCTGCCGACTGGACAGCGAAGGGGAAAAGCTGCTGGAAATGGTGGTCGACCGGCTGGGGATGTCGGCCCGCAGTTACGCACGCATCCTCAAGGTCGCCCGCACCATCGCCGATCTGGCCGGGGAGGAGCGGATCCGCCAGCCGCACCTGGCCGAGGCGGTGCAGTACCGCGGGCTGGACCGGAAGCTGGGATAG
- a CDS encoding helix-turn-helix domain-containing protein produces the protein MCPFTNNHQFPPPRFNIATELTLPQPPELEKEPATLGEHLRRKRIELGLEQKELAAMLGVSVSTIWNWENGWSINWQYYPQIIRFLGYNPIPIPEGTIQRLEWYKRIKGLDLVMLGKELGRHPEQVSEWLRGVRTPCKRNMRVIEEFLEERLEAMPTPAAKCSNET, from the coding sequence GTGTGCCCCTTTACCAACAATCATCAATTCCCCCCACCACGTTTTAATATCGCCACCGAATTGACGCTGCCGCAGCCTCCTGAGCTGGAGAAAGAGCCGGCCACCCTGGGCGAGCACCTGCGCCGGAAGCGGATTGAATTGGGTCTGGAGCAAAAAGAGCTTGCCGCCATGCTGGGGGTCAGCGTCTCAACCATCTGGAACTGGGAGAACGGATGGTCTATTAACTGGCAGTATTACCCTCAAATCATTCGCTTTCTCGGCTACAATCCTATTCCTATACCGGAAGGAACAATCCAAAGGCTTGAATGGTACAAGCGAATCAAAGGATTGGACCTGGTAATGCTTGGGAAAGAGCTGGGGCGTCATCCTGAACAGGTTTCAGAATGGTTGAGAGGGGTCCGTACCCCTTGCAAACGGAACATGCGGGTCATTGAGGAATTTCTGGAAGAAAGGCTGGAAGCCATGCCTACACCTGCGGCAAAATGTTCAAACGAAACTTGA
- the umuD gene encoding translesion error-prone DNA polymerase V autoproteolytic subunit, with protein MKANLIGRAGETTRLDIPLFLDAVPAGFPSPASDYKERTLDLNELCVRNPAATYFVRAQGDSMVEAGIFPGDVLVVDRSLEARHGDVVIAEFNGELTVKKLELKPEVRLVPMNSRHAPVPVPEGAELEIFGVVTTVIHSLRKP; from the coding sequence ATGAAGGCAAACCTGATTGGTCGCGCCGGCGAGACCACCCGGCTCGACATTCCCCTCTTTCTCGACGCGGTGCCAGCCGGCTTTCCCTCGCCGGCCTCCGACTACAAGGAGCGCACCCTCGATCTGAACGAACTCTGCGTCAGGAATCCCGCCGCCACCTACTTTGTCCGGGCGCAGGGGGATTCGATGGTCGAGGCCGGCATCTTTCCCGGTGACGTGCTGGTGGTCGACCGCTCGTTGGAGGCCCGGCACGGCGATGTCGTCATCGCCGAGTTCAACGGCGAGCTGACGGTGAAGAAGCTGGAACTGAAACCCGAGGTGCGGCTGGTGCCGATGAACAGCCGGCACGCGCCGGTGCCGGTGCCAGAAGGGGCCGAGCTGGAGATCTTCGGTGTGGTGACCACGGTCATTCATAGTTTACGCAAGCCATGA
- the umuC gene encoding translesion error-prone DNA polymerase V subunit UmuC codes for MRRFALVDCNNFYCSCERLFRPDLKKVPVVVLSNNDGCIVARSPEAKALGIGMGVPLFKVRDTVKRHNVRVFSSNYALYGDISARVMQTLERFSPDLEIYSIDEAFLDLSGVTSPVEYGQEIRATVHKHVGVPVSVGIGPTKTLAKLANYAAKKFKATQGVVDLSDPQKRQRLLAITPAGEVWGVGRRLAASLQKLGVTTALDLARREPRRIRRRFSVVLERTVRELNGESCIGLEAMPAAKKQIVCSRSFGEKLSDYGEVRQTVCEFAARAAEKLRREGLLARMVHLFIRTSPFDGTGPGYSNAATGTLPCPSADSLAILAMVTRLFDGIWKDGCRYAKAGVMLGDFCTPDQVQPDLFSAGTDHDRNGKLMQAVDAINHSGRGKIWFGGQRPQKDWFMRRAHLSPAYTTRWESIPEVG; via the coding sequence ATGAGACGCTTCGCCCTGGTCGACTGCAACAACTTCTATTGCAGCTGCGAGCGCCTGTTCCGTCCGGACCTGAAAAAGGTGCCGGTGGTCGTGCTCTCCAACAACGACGGCTGCATCGTCGCCCGCAGCCCGGAGGCCAAAGCACTGGGGATTGGCATGGGCGTGCCCCTGTTCAAGGTACGGGACACAGTGAAACGGCACAACGTCCGGGTCTTTTCCTCCAACTACGCCCTCTACGGCGATATCTCCGCCCGGGTGATGCAGACCCTCGAACGGTTCAGTCCCGATCTGGAGATCTACTCCATCGACGAGGCCTTTCTCGACCTGAGCGGCGTCACATCGCCGGTCGAGTACGGACAGGAGATCCGCGCCACCGTCCACAAGCACGTCGGCGTGCCGGTGAGTGTCGGCATCGGGCCGACCAAAACCCTAGCCAAGCTGGCCAATTACGCGGCAAAGAAGTTCAAGGCAACCCAGGGTGTTGTCGATCTGAGCGACCCACAAAAGCGGCAGCGCCTGCTGGCGATCACGCCTGCCGGCGAGGTCTGGGGCGTCGGCCGGCGGCTTGCCGCCAGCCTGCAGAAGCTGGGCGTGACCACGGCGCTCGATCTGGCCCGCAGGGAGCCGCGCCGCATCCGGCGGCGCTTTTCGGTGGTGCTGGAGCGGACCGTGCGCGAGCTGAACGGGGAAAGCTGCATCGGGCTGGAGGCGATGCCGGCGGCGAAAAAGCAGATCGTCTGCTCCCGCTCCTTCGGCGAGAAGCTTTCCGACTATGGGGAAGTACGCCAGACGGTGTGCGAGTTCGCCGCCCGCGCCGCCGAAAAGCTGCGGCGGGAGGGACTGCTGGCCCGCATGGTCCATCTTTTTATCCGCACCAGCCCGTTCGACGGTACCGGCCCCGGCTACAGCAACGCCGCCACCGGCACGCTGCCTTGTCCCAGCGCCGACAGTCTGGCGATTTTGGCCATGGTCACCCGCCTGTTCGACGGCATCTGGAAGGACGGCTGCCGTTACGCCAAGGCCGGGGTGATGCTCGGCGATTTCTGCACTCCCGACCAGGTGCAGCCCGATCTGTTCTCTGCCGGAACGGACCATGACCGGAACGGCAAGCTGATGCAGGCCGTCGACGCCATCAACCACAGCGGCAGGGGCAAGATCTGGTTCGGCGGCCAGCGGCCGCAAAAGGACTGGTTCATGCGTCGGGCGCACCTGTCGCCAGCCTACACGACACGCTGGGAGAGCATTCCGGAGGTCGGGTGA
- the hxsD gene encoding His-Xaa-Ser system protein HxsD, with product MPRIKNQEIFVKNDNNKWTINLSKSFYEKAAIFAAAYKLNRFATIQIEPKGENEVLVTFSGIKSLEYGVTGQQLVEEFCREVNDQQLRQELNRQFGRLRDLIVEQAFKPVANLEDKINGKD from the coding sequence ATGCCAAGAATTAAAAACCAAGAAATTTTCGTAAAAAATGATAATAACAAATGGACGATAAACCTTTCCAAGTCTTTCTATGAAAAAGCCGCCATCTTTGCTGCTGCCTACAAGTTAAATCGATTCGCGACCATCCAAATCGAGCCTAAGGGCGAAAACGAGGTACTAGTAACTTTCTCCGGGATAAAGAGCTTGGAGTACGGCGTCACAGGCCAACAACTGGTGGAAGAGTTCTGTCGCGAAGTCAACGACCAACAATTGCGTCAAGAACTAAACCGCCAATTTGGAAGGCTACGTGATCTGATTGTTGAACAGGCATTCAAGCCAGTGGCGAACCTCGAGGACAAGATCAATGGCAAGGACTAA
- the hxsB gene encoding His-Xaa-Ser system radical SAM maturase HxsB → MARTNRYHILPFQFKRREDNTVLMVNEAGDYVFLPTQQFEAFVCQDLDTNTETFKTLKGKHFVAEDDLPLAIDLLANKYRTRKGFLRDFTSLHMLVITLRCNQDCQYCQVSAENDTAREFDMSPETARIIVERIFEGPSNDIKIEFQGGEPTLNWPALTAAVEHAESLNQVAGRNLSFVVCTNLTSITREQLEFFRAHNVSISTSLDGPANIHNKHRILRNGRDTYTAFLNNLALAREICGHNAASALMTTTRSNLDSLQQVVDEYIRLGFQGVFFRSLNPYGMAAENQTTLAYTPAEWLAAYRSGLDYIIAKNLEGHHFPEFFATILLTRILTPFATGFVDLQSPTGAGIAGAIYDYQGDVFPSDEARMLSRMGDNYFRLGNVWESTFKEIFNGRKLRDIVKQGNLEVMPSCASCVYQAYCGVDPVRNYLETGDVVGHRPESDFCQKAMGVFDILFDKLQRNDEQEMAVFWSWITRRPLGRGDKS, encoded by the coding sequence ATGGCAAGGACTAACCGCTATCATATCCTTCCCTTTCAGTTTAAGAGAAGGGAAGACAACACCGTGCTGATGGTCAACGAAGCTGGCGATTACGTCTTTTTGCCGACCCAACAGTTCGAAGCTTTTGTCTGCCAAGATCTTGACACTAACACGGAAACTTTCAAGACCCTCAAGGGCAAGCACTTTGTTGCCGAGGACGACCTGCCACTGGCGATTGATCTTTTAGCTAACAAATATCGCACGCGCAAAGGGTTTTTGAGGGACTTTACCTCTCTACACATGTTGGTCATAACCCTACGTTGCAACCAAGATTGTCAGTATTGCCAAGTCTCGGCCGAAAACGATACGGCACGGGAGTTCGATATGAGTCCTGAGACAGCCCGCATCATTGTAGAGCGAATCTTCGAGGGACCGTCGAACGATATCAAAATTGAATTTCAGGGAGGAGAGCCGACCCTTAACTGGCCAGCCCTGACCGCGGCTGTTGAACATGCAGAGTCATTGAACCAGGTGGCTGGCAGGAATCTGTCCTTTGTCGTTTGCACAAATCTGACTTCGATCACCCGCGAACAACTTGAATTTTTTCGGGCCCACAATGTAAGCATTTCAACTTCTCTGGACGGGCCAGCCAACATCCACAACAAACACCGCATACTGCGTAACGGCAGGGACACCTATACCGCCTTTCTGAATAACCTCGCCCTAGCCCGTGAAATCTGCGGACATAACGCAGCCTCGGCTTTGATGACTACGACGCGCAGTAATTTAGACTCCCTCCAGCAAGTTGTGGATGAATATATCCGGCTCGGATTCCAAGGCGTATTCTTCCGATCTCTAAACCCTTATGGCATGGCAGCAGAAAATCAGACGACCCTTGCCTATACTCCAGCTGAGTGGTTGGCTGCCTATCGTTCAGGCCTAGACTACATAATTGCTAAGAACCTCGAAGGACACCATTTCCCTGAATTTTTCGCGACGATCTTGTTGACACGAATCTTGACGCCTTTCGCCACTGGATTCGTGGACTTACAATCGCCAACAGGAGCTGGAATTGCCGGTGCAATCTACGATTATCAGGGGGATGTTTTCCCTTCCGACGAAGCGCGCATGCTGTCCCGCATGGGGGACAACTATTTCAGGCTCGGAAATGTTTGGGAATCGACGTTCAAGGAGATTTTTAACGGTCGCAAGTTGCGAGACATCGTTAAACAAGGAAATTTGGAAGTGATGCCTAGCTGTGCCTCCTGCGTCTACCAAGCGTACTGTGGTGTTGACCCAGTACGTAATTACCTAGAGACAGGAGATGTTGTCGGACATCGGCCTGAGAGCGATTTTTGCCAAAAAGCCATGGGGGTGTTCGATATCCTATTCGACAAATTGCAGCGAAACGATGAGCAAGAAATGGCCGTATTCTGGTCTTGGATCACTAGGCGACCACTGGGCCGCGGAGACAAATCATGA
- the hxsC gene encoding His-Xaa-Ser system radical SAM maturase HxsC, with product MKQSKGTPFGLARTVLARVTTTPKSFLSRRNYVFTGDEGAYGYAACLSSNKLGPGVKGVGNLPHEFLSLDLQDNDIVLISPAGEVSVVWEAGSRQNSLLLTEACDCRCLMCPQPPKKHDPALPKIARNILAMLTPEEVEGLCLTGGEPSLLRDEFVAILEMIRIRFKDRPTVLLTNGKNFSDFEYAKRCAIAAGGQVIFCVSLHADNDRDHDRIVGVKGSFAKTVKGITNLAKLRVPIEIRFVVNRVNAGQMGRFADFVYRNFPFVVHVAFMAMEIRGLADENIDTIWIDPFDYGEQMRHAANQLALRGVPVSIYNMPLCLLPRAGWDFARQSISRWKNSLVETCAPCAVKEQCAGVFATSSRQSAYLRPVLEKIDNG from the coding sequence ATGAAACAGTCGAAAGGCACCCCTTTTGGTCTCGCCAGAACAGTTTTGGCCCGTGTAACGACAACCCCTAAGAGCTTTCTGAGTAGACGGAACTACGTATTCACGGGAGACGAGGGCGCCTATGGATATGCGGCCTGCCTTTCCTCCAATAAATTAGGCCCAGGGGTTAAGGGAGTCGGCAACCTCCCCCACGAATTCCTATCCCTTGATCTTCAAGATAACGATATAGTCCTGATCTCTCCAGCGGGGGAGGTTTCAGTGGTATGGGAAGCTGGGTCGCGACAGAATAGCTTGCTCCTGACCGAAGCCTGCGACTGTCGGTGCCTGATGTGCCCTCAGCCGCCAAAGAAGCATGACCCTGCCCTGCCGAAAATTGCTAGGAATATTCTTGCCATGCTCACCCCAGAAGAAGTCGAAGGGCTTTGCTTGACTGGTGGTGAACCATCTTTGCTTCGGGATGAATTCGTCGCGATACTCGAGATGATCCGAATCCGCTTCAAGGATCGACCTACGGTCCTACTTACCAACGGCAAGAATTTTTCCGATTTTGAGTACGCTAAGAGATGTGCTATCGCTGCGGGGGGACAAGTTATCTTCTGCGTGAGTTTGCATGCCGATAATGACCGTGATCACGATAGGATTGTCGGGGTTAAGGGGAGTTTCGCCAAGACCGTCAAAGGAATTACCAATCTAGCCAAGCTTAGAGTGCCCATCGAGATTCGCTTTGTGGTCAACCGTGTCAATGCAGGACAGATGGGGCGGTTCGCAGATTTTGTTTACCGAAATTTCCCCTTTGTCGTTCATGTCGCTTTTATGGCTATGGAAATACGGGGTTTGGCTGACGAAAATATCGACACGATCTGGATCGATCCGTTCGATTACGGAGAACAAATGAGACATGCAGCAAACCAGCTTGCCCTGAGGGGAGTGCCGGTGTCGATCTACAACATGCCCCTATGCCTGCTTCCCCGAGCGGGTTGGGATTTTGCTCGCCAGTCTATATCCAGATGGAAAAACAGTCTGGTCGAAACATGTGCTCCCTGTGCGGTGAAAGAACAATGCGCCGGGGTTTTTGCCACATCTAGCAGGCAAAGTGCCTATTTGCGCCCCGTTTTGGAGAAGATTGACAATGGGTAA
- a CDS encoding type IV secretory system conjugative DNA transfer family protein, whose protein sequence is MSFFRRRKPPEPSTLIGTGVHLDNPTRIVPIRLPERDRKRHTFVFGTTGVGKTRLAELMIEQDIRAGKNIVFLDPKGDQQIFTKIFDVARQCGRENEMQLVTPIYPEYSAVIDPMAYYFMPDELVGHLVAGIKDGKEPFYRNVAKEVATAVVTGTILLARAEGRPPIMNIDLVRQAIRRSALEEMRQALERIADPEAQSVAGVLQDILDSPQGYYEKVSTTLRTALNELSSGNIGQIIGKAESNLFIERLEQGQGVILVVHTGSMITREAGETLGRVILSMIQSFVGRVYLSGRQRIDRGLSIYIDEAQSLFYRGVEDLFAKAGSAGVMVQAFAQSVNQLYSVLGESAAKAILDNTNTKIFMRAPDPETAEYVVQHFGRKKTLSTIYNPAQVTTREIEEDVLRVQDVLDLQPRELFIMTYSGRYRGKTAEVEDPKLTIQFPDAPAIIRADRSIGERHAV, encoded by the coding sequence GTGTCGTTCTTCCGGAGAAGAAAACCGCCTGAACCGTCCACGCTGATCGGCACCGGGGTCCACCTGGACAATCCAACCAGGATTGTCCCCATTCGACTACCGGAGCGGGACCGGAAACGTCACACCTTCGTTTTCGGCACCACCGGAGTCGGCAAGACCCGTCTGGCCGAACTGATGATCGAGCAGGACATTCGGGCCGGCAAGAACATCGTCTTTCTCGATCCCAAGGGCGACCAGCAGATCTTCACCAAGATCTTTGACGTGGCCCGGCAGTGCGGCAGGGAAAACGAGATGCAGCTGGTCACGCCGATCTATCCCGAATACTCGGCTGTGATAGACCCTATGGCCTACTACTTCATGCCCGATGAACTGGTCGGCCACCTGGTTGCCGGCATCAAGGACGGCAAGGAGCCTTTCTACCGCAACGTCGCCAAGGAGGTCGCCACGGCAGTCGTCACCGGAACCATCCTGCTGGCCAGGGCCGAGGGCCGCCCACCGATCATGAACATCGACCTGGTGCGTCAGGCCATCCGCCGCTCCGCCCTCGAAGAGATGCGCCAGGCTCTGGAGCGGATAGCCGACCCCGAGGCGCAATCTGTCGCGGGAGTCCTTCAGGACATCCTCGACTCACCGCAGGGCTACTACGAGAAGGTCAGCACCACCCTCCGCACCGCCCTGAACGAACTGTCCAGTGGCAACATCGGCCAGATCATCGGCAAGGCCGAATCCAATCTCTTCATCGAACGCCTGGAACAGGGGCAGGGCGTCATCCTGGTGGTCCATACCGGCTCGATGATTACCCGCGAGGCCGGAGAAACCCTGGGACGGGTCATCCTCTCCATGATCCAGTCCTTCGTGGGCCGGGTCTACCTTTCCGGCCGCCAGAGAATCGACCGGGGGCTGTCCATCTACATCGACGAGGCGCAGTCCCTTTTCTACAGGGGCGTCGAGGACCTGTTCGCCAAGGCCGGGTCCGCCGGCGTCATGGTCCAGGCGTTCGCCCAGAGCGTCAACCAGCTCTATTCCGTCCTGGGAGAATCAGCGGCCAAGGCCATTCTCGACAACACCAACACCAAGATTTTCATGCGTGCGCCCGACCCGGAAACCGCCGAGTACGTGGTGCAGCACTTCGGCAGGAAGAAAACCCTGTCCACCATCTACAACCCGGCCCAGGTCACCACCCGCGAGATCGAAGAGGACGTGCTGAGGGTGCAGGACGTTCTGGACCTTCAGCCACGCGAACTCTTCATCATGACCTATTCGGGCCGGTATCGGGGAAAAACGGCGGAGGTCGAGGACCCGAAGCTGACCATCCAGTTTCCGGACGCCCCGGCCATCATCCGGGCCGACCGGAGCATCGGGGAGCGCCATGCCGTCTGA
- a CDS encoding HD domain-containing protein → MPSDLITSVGIGCCLGLIGYAAWQFRPAPKGKNKERRLLADIARLWTGKGEVVDFREIAQIWRTTPEAARKQQEKAPNYTRKEIRDFHARWCNTATVRGEKKLVIEKILSILDQKGDCPSVVHRNPNEAEKKYDRDVFALLSRVPLWQHSLDVATRLAEGMKQAVMIPDALIAGLGHDLGKLPSYQYALYRTGDHPVLSLIALHRVPGFESMSNADDIAQAIRQHHLVAPDNPLGAALKQADQKTRLDEISRLSPAGRDIRLKPDDEQEVPPDTIQESEGEEPSTSTTDKETRLETGAESAPDMAADEEGEKTDPEDSGGQQEELSEASTNKGFPDNLDLEAVLSGLKKRINRIEKGRWSVVSIPEGLVLCQPDALWKEIRRVGKRTPELLLGDADEETKRKILAAVVERMSSELKAIETSIVAEGYYTSQCLVVMGSGKAFRSLLIPFRAEAFGVLPSHLEALKSPLLRQMVRKVKLPNQTGENE, encoded by the coding sequence ATGCCGTCTGATCTCATCACCTCTGTCGGAATCGGCTGTTGCTTGGGACTGATCGGCTACGCCGCCTGGCAGTTTCGCCCGGCCCCGAAAGGAAAGAATAAGGAACGCCGCCTGCTGGCCGACATCGCCCGGCTATGGACCGGCAAGGGGGAAGTGGTCGACTTCCGGGAGATCGCCCAGATTTGGCGCACAACGCCCGAAGCCGCCCGGAAGCAACAGGAGAAGGCCCCGAACTACACCAGGAAGGAGATCCGGGACTTTCATGCCCGCTGGTGCAATACGGCCACCGTCCGGGGCGAGAAGAAACTGGTCATCGAAAAGATCCTGTCCATCCTCGACCAGAAGGGCGACTGTCCCTCCGTCGTTCACCGCAACCCGAATGAGGCGGAGAAGAAATACGACAGGGACGTGTTCGCCCTGCTTTCCCGGGTTCCGCTCTGGCAACACAGCCTCGATGTGGCAACCCGCCTGGCCGAAGGAATGAAGCAGGCCGTCATGATCCCGGACGCCCTGATCGCCGGCCTCGGCCACGACCTGGGCAAGCTGCCGTCCTACCAGTACGCCCTCTACCGCACCGGAGACCATCCCGTCCTATCCCTCATCGCCCTGCACCGCGTTCCCGGCTTCGAGTCCATGTCGAACGCGGACGACATAGCCCAGGCCATCCGCCAGCACCACCTGGTCGCCCCGGACAATCCCCTTGGAGCCGCCCTGAAACAGGCCGACCAGAAAACCCGGCTCGACGAGATCAGCCGCCTGTCTCCCGCCGGCAGGGATATCCGTCTCAAGCCGGACGACGAACAGGAGGTGCCCCCGGACACCATTCAAGAGAGTGAGGGGGAAGAACCCTCGACGTCCACCACGGACAAAGAGACGCGACTGGAAACCGGGGCAGAGTCCGCGCCGGACATGGCGGCTGACGAAGAAGGGGAGAAGACAGACCCGGAGGACTCCGGGGGGCAACAGGAGGAACTGTCCGAAGCCTCCACGAACAAGGGCTTCCCGGACAACCTTGACCTGGAAGCGGTCCTGAGCGGTCTCAAGAAGCGCATCAACAGGATCGAGAAGGGACGCTGGTCGGTCGTCTCCATCCCGGAAGGGCTGGTTCTCTGCCAGCCGGACGCACTCTGGAAGGAGATCAGGCGGGTCGGCAAGCGGACACCGGAGCTTTTGCTTGGCGATGCCGACGAAGAAACGAAACGAAAGATTCTGGCGGCGGTCGTGGAGCGGATGAGCAGTGAGCTGAAGGCCATCGAAACCAGCATCGTCGCCGAAGGCTACTACACCTCGCAATGCCTGGTGGTCATGGGCAGCGGCAAGGCATTCAGGTCGCTGCTGATTCCCTTCCGGGCCGAAGCTTTTGGCGTCCTGCCGTCCCACCTCGAAGCCCTGAAAAGCCCCCTGCTGCGGCAGATGGTGCGGAAAGTCAAGCTGCCGAACCAGACAGGAGAGAACGAATGA
- a CDS encoding conjugal transfer protein TraF, translated as MSRRMAWVALLLLVVAASHARAATDTRHDDPKRGYWWYERPPQEEKKKDREKPAIPDYTVDEMMNMDPDRLREYAEQVLKEAVRVPTEKNVRRHYLVQDVIRRKALAFVNTSEMVWQKYPELTTAKDNPLTTPGRKALTRAQVEERRRKLMKAKDEFALLYFRSDSCPFCQAQDAIMPHFVSRVGWQVKPINIEDNPDLAARLGVETTPSLILIRRGSDDFFPVTTGVASVMEIEKHLFRAIRLMRGEVTPENFNLYDFQRGGGYDVQARR; from the coding sequence ATGAGCCGGCGCATGGCATGGGTCGCCCTGCTTCTGCTGGTCGTGGCCGCCAGCCATGCCAGAGCCGCCACGGACACCCGGCATGACGATCCGAAACGGGGCTACTGGTGGTACGAGCGGCCACCGCAGGAAGAAAAGAAGAAGGACAGGGAAAAGCCGGCCATCCCGGACTACACGGTGGACGAGATGATGAACATGGACCCGGACCGGCTCAGGGAATACGCCGAGCAGGTCCTGAAGGAGGCCGTCCGGGTGCCGACGGAGAAAAACGTCCGGCGGCACTACCTGGTCCAGGACGTGATCCGGCGCAAGGCCCTGGCCTTCGTCAACACCTCGGAGATGGTCTGGCAGAAGTACCCGGAGCTGACCACGGCCAAGGACAATCCTCTGACCACGCCGGGCCGCAAGGCGCTGACCAGGGCGCAGGTCGAGGAACGGCGCCGGAAACTGATGAAGGCGAAAGACGAGTTCGCGCTGCTCTATTTCCGCTCCGACAGTTGCCCCTTCTGCCAGGCGCAGGACGCGATCATGCCGCACTTCGTCTCCCGTGTCGGCTGGCAGGTCAAGCCGATCAACATCGAGGACAATCCCGACCTGGCCGCACGGCTTGGCGTCGAGACGACACCGTCCCTGATCCTGATCCGCAGGGGATCGGATGACTTCTTCCCGGTGACGACCGGCGTGGCCTCGGTCATGGAAATCGAAAAGCACCTGTTCCGGGCGATCCGCCTGATGCGCGGCGAAGTCACCCCGGAAAACTTCAATCTCTACGACTTCCAGCGGGGAGGCGGATACGATGTCCAGGCCCGACGCTGA